From Anopheles funestus chromosome 3RL, idAnoFuneDA-416_04, whole genome shotgun sequence, a single genomic window includes:
- the LOC125769614 gene encoding coiled-coil and C2 domain-containing protein 1-like isoform X2 produces the protein MFGFSKPTPPKRERTRNPAEFGIFGLSDDIAGIGDDDGSDADDDALEAELAAITAGMGGVRKAKPKPKPKGIVAPQELDAMVAASLRDVGSDEDASDGDEDDSDLLDELSAITGDAGEYEEEVAKAKPPTAPPRKSSSNEELVALLKSRVVMYTQAEEGAKKGGDSGKARRFNRGLKTLKDQLRLAEAGKAVDQSEIPPEVSVKLAAPPKDATNDTSKPIATGPAPVRPAPPPPSAISPSTPDEPGPSRAVPPVPPRREAKPPTMPAPVLQETVAKENPKLTLLNERKQLYKQAALNAKKAGNNEQAMAYVKVLKQFDVVIHAMENGEEVDLSRMPPPPSELSTAQTIQPPVPSDSKPKQEEKIQKEAETPSPSVPVGTVEQPIDEEEEEEENLIQASTVLEALEQRLEKYISVEQAAKDEGNSSKARRMGRIVKQYQDAIKMHKAGKPIPIDELPTPPGYGPIPVDGPPKPPVPAVAKKPAPSIPQKPQVASPLLPAGEQMPGPSKSSPKPATLFDKQLNLLLERHREYKQAAIEAKKAGDLDEAKECLRVFKGLEKLIEVARAGGRVDLTTVPIAPSKRNALEASFTIVNTEDCDQPGGDNEQTGTDQGVDGETRIRLEEQLSKQLIICRNTRDHHRAMGDIAGMNKFENLALNVQKDLDLVRLVHRQGLPLPKFHYEKLQFNVVKCHTDLSDNEIEICVVRGINYNVPNPKDVDTYVKFEFPYPQEDPLKGRTNLVKDTHSPEYNYQQTLEIQRNQRNCQRVFKRQAVKCEVFSKGGFLRSDVLIGTVTVKLQPLETQIEIHDSFPLMDGRRTVGGKLEVKIRVRNPILTKQIEQINERWVVLDS, from the exons ATGTTTGGTTTCAGCAAGCCAACGCCACCCAAGCGTGAACGAACGCGAAATCCTGCGGAG TTTGGAATATTCGGACTATCGGACGATATCGCAGGTATCGGAGACGATGATGGAAGTGATGCAGATGACGATGCTTTGGAAGCGGAACTGGCTGCAATTACGGCCGGAATGGGTGGCGTTCGAAAAGCGAAACCAAAACCCAAACCGAAAGGAATTGTGGCACCACAGGAGCTGGATGCTATGGTAGCGGCTAGTTTGCGAGACGTGGGTAGCGATGAGGATGCGTCCGATGGCGACGAAGATGATTCGGATTTGTTGGATGAACTGTCAGCGATTACGGGAGACGCGGGTGAATACGAAGAGGAAGTCGCTAAAGCTAAACCTCCAACAGCACCGCCAAGAAAAAGTTCATCGAATGAAGAGTTAGTAGCACTGCTTAAATCTCGTGTCGTAATGTACACACAGGCCGAGGAGGGTGCCAAGAAAGGGGGTGATTCGGGAAAAGCAAGAAGATTTAATCGTGGGCTTAAAACACTCAAAGACCAATTACGACTGGCCGAAGCAGGAAAGGCAGTCGATCAGAGTGAAATACCTCCTGAAGTGAGCGTTAAATTGGCAGCGCCGCCGAAGGATGCTACAAATGATACAtcgaaacctattgcaacaggGCCAGCACCTGTTCGTCCTGCGCCTCCGCCACCATCTGCGATCTCTCCATCTACCCCAGATGAGCCAGGACCTTCACGAGCAGTACCACCGGTGCCACCAAGACGTGAAGCAAAGCCACCAACGATGCCGGCACCAGTACTGCAAGAAACAGTCGCGAAGGAAAACCCTAAGCTAACTCTTctaaatgaaagaaagcaacTCTACAAACAAGCTGCactaaatgcaaaaaaagcgGGTAATAACGAACAAGCGATGGCGTACGTTAAGGTTCTAAAACAGTTCGATGTGGTAATTCATGCCATGGAAAATGGTGAGGAAGTAGATCTTAGTCGAATGCCACCGCCTCCGAGTGAGTTGAGTACTGCACAGACTATCCAACCACCAGTGCCTTCCGATAGCAAACCGAAACAGGAAGAAAAGATACAGAAGGAAGCGGAAACACCTTCACCATCTGTTCCCGTTGGTACTGTGGAACAACCGATCGACgaagaagaggaggaagaggaaaacTTAATTCAAGCATCTACTGTGCTGGAAGCACTTGAGCAGCGTTTGGAAAAGTATATATCCGTCGAACAGGCGGCCAAAGACGAGGGCAACAGTTCGAAAGCTCGCCGAATGGGAAGAATTGTGAAACAATATCAAGACGCGATAAAGATGCATAAGGCAGGGAAACCGATTCCCATCGATGAACTACCAACACCACCGGGCTATGGGCCAATTCCGGTCGATGGACCTCCGAAGCCACCGGTACCAGCTGTAGCTAAAAAGCCTGCTCCTTCCATACCGCAGAAACCTCAAGTGGCATCGCCACTCCTACCGGCCGGAGAGCAAATGCCAGGGCCAAGCAAGAGCTCACCGAAACCAGCTACACTGTTCGATAAACAGTTAAACCTTTTGCTGGAACGTCACCGCGAATACAAACAGGCGGCTATTGAAGCGAAAAAAGCAGGCGATCTCGATGAAGCGAAGGAATGTTTGCGAGTGTTCAAGGGGCTGGAAAAGCTGATAGAGGTAGCTCGCGCTGGTGGCAGGGTAGATCTGACAACGGTTCCGATTGCACCCTCGAAACGCAACGCACTCGAGGCGTCCTTTACTATTGTGAACACGGAGGACTGCGATCAGCCGGGAGGCGATAATGAACAGACAGGGACTGACCAGGGCGTCGATGGTGAAACGCGTATAAGGCTAGAGGAACAGTTGTCAAAGCAGTTGATTATCTGCCGGAATACTCGCGATCATCATCGCGCAATGGGTGACATTGCGGGGATGAACAAATTCGAAAATCTCGCGCTCAACGTACAGAAGGATCTCGATCTGGTACGGCTGGTCCATCGGCAGGGATTACCGTTGCCTAAATTCCACTATGAAAAGCTCCAATTTAATGTGGTAAAATGCCACACGGATCTGTCGGACAATGAGATCGAGATATGTGTGGTGCGCGGAATCAATTACAACGTTCCCAATCCGAAGGATGTCGATACCTATGTGAAGTTTGAGTTTCCTTATCCGCAG GAAGATCCGTTGAAAGGAAGGACGAACCTCGTTAAAGACACTCACAGTCCCGAGTACAATTACCAGCAAACGCTCGAAATCCAACGCAACCAGCGAAACTGTCAGCGTGTGTTCAAGCGACAAGCGGTGAAATGTGAAGTCTTCTCGAAGGG TGGTTTCCTGCGCTCGGACGTGCTGAtcggtacggtgacggtcaaGTTGCAGCCGCTGGAGACGCAGATCGAAATCCACGATTCATTTCCG CTAATGGACGGGAGGCGTACGGTCGGTGGCAAGCTCGAGGTCAAAATACGTGTTCGTAATCCCATCCTGACGAAGCAAATCGAGCAGATTAACGAACGTTGGGTGGTGCTCGATTCATAG
- the LOC125769614 gene encoding coiled-coil and C2 domain-containing protein 1-like isoform X1, producing the protein MFGFSKPTPPKRERTRNPAEFGIFGLSDDIAGIGDDDGSDADDDALEAELAAITAGMGGVRKAKPKPKPKGIVAPQELDAMVAASLRDVGSDEDASDGDEDDSDLLDELSAITGDAGEYEEEVAKAKPPTAPPRKSSSNEELVALLKSRVVMYTQAEEGAKKGGDSGKARRFNRGLKTLKDQLRLAEAGKAVDQSEIPPEVSVKLAAPPKDATNDTSKPIATGPAPVRPAPPPPSAISPSTPDEPGPSRAVPPVPPRREAKPPTMPAPVLQETVAKENPKLTLLNERKQLYKQAALNAKKAGNNEQAMAYVKVLKQFDVVIHAMENGEEVDLSRMPPPPSELSTAQTIQPPVPSDSKPKQEEKIQKEAETPSPSVPVGTVEQPIDEEEEEEENLIQASTVLEALEQRLEKYISVEQAAKDEGNSSKARRMGRIVKQYQDAIKMHKAGKPIPIDELPTPPGYGPIPVDGPPKPPVPAVAKKPAPSIPQKPQVASPLLPAGEQMPGPSKSSPKPATLFDKQLNLLLERHREYKQAAIEAKKAGDLDEAKECLRVFKGLEKLIEVARAGGRVDLTTVPIAPSKRNALEASFTIVNTEDCDQPGGDNEQTGTDQGVDGETRIRLEEQLSKQLIICRNTRDHHRAMGDIAGMNKFENLALNVQKDLDLVRLVHRQGLPLPKFHYEKLQFNVVKCHTDLSDNEIEICVVRGINYNVPNPKDVDTYVKFEFPYPQEDPLKGRTNLVKDTHSPEYNYQQTLEIQRNQRNCQRVFKRQAVKCEVFSKGCCCHGASTGLFSCFSGFLRSDVLIGTVTVKLQPLETQIEIHDSFPLMDGRRTVGGKLEVKIRVRNPILTKQIEQINERWVVLDS; encoded by the exons ATGTTTGGTTTCAGCAAGCCAACGCCACCCAAGCGTGAACGAACGCGAAATCCTGCGGAG TTTGGAATATTCGGACTATCGGACGATATCGCAGGTATCGGAGACGATGATGGAAGTGATGCAGATGACGATGCTTTGGAAGCGGAACTGGCTGCAATTACGGCCGGAATGGGTGGCGTTCGAAAAGCGAAACCAAAACCCAAACCGAAAGGAATTGTGGCACCACAGGAGCTGGATGCTATGGTAGCGGCTAGTTTGCGAGACGTGGGTAGCGATGAGGATGCGTCCGATGGCGACGAAGATGATTCGGATTTGTTGGATGAACTGTCAGCGATTACGGGAGACGCGGGTGAATACGAAGAGGAAGTCGCTAAAGCTAAACCTCCAACAGCACCGCCAAGAAAAAGTTCATCGAATGAAGAGTTAGTAGCACTGCTTAAATCTCGTGTCGTAATGTACACACAGGCCGAGGAGGGTGCCAAGAAAGGGGGTGATTCGGGAAAAGCAAGAAGATTTAATCGTGGGCTTAAAACACTCAAAGACCAATTACGACTGGCCGAAGCAGGAAAGGCAGTCGATCAGAGTGAAATACCTCCTGAAGTGAGCGTTAAATTGGCAGCGCCGCCGAAGGATGCTACAAATGATACAtcgaaacctattgcaacaggGCCAGCACCTGTTCGTCCTGCGCCTCCGCCACCATCTGCGATCTCTCCATCTACCCCAGATGAGCCAGGACCTTCACGAGCAGTACCACCGGTGCCACCAAGACGTGAAGCAAAGCCACCAACGATGCCGGCACCAGTACTGCAAGAAACAGTCGCGAAGGAAAACCCTAAGCTAACTCTTctaaatgaaagaaagcaacTCTACAAACAAGCTGCactaaatgcaaaaaaagcgGGTAATAACGAACAAGCGATGGCGTACGTTAAGGTTCTAAAACAGTTCGATGTGGTAATTCATGCCATGGAAAATGGTGAGGAAGTAGATCTTAGTCGAATGCCACCGCCTCCGAGTGAGTTGAGTACTGCACAGACTATCCAACCACCAGTGCCTTCCGATAGCAAACCGAAACAGGAAGAAAAGATACAGAAGGAAGCGGAAACACCTTCACCATCTGTTCCCGTTGGTACTGTGGAACAACCGATCGACgaagaagaggaggaagaggaaaacTTAATTCAAGCATCTACTGTGCTGGAAGCACTTGAGCAGCGTTTGGAAAAGTATATATCCGTCGAACAGGCGGCCAAAGACGAGGGCAACAGTTCGAAAGCTCGCCGAATGGGAAGAATTGTGAAACAATATCAAGACGCGATAAAGATGCATAAGGCAGGGAAACCGATTCCCATCGATGAACTACCAACACCACCGGGCTATGGGCCAATTCCGGTCGATGGACCTCCGAAGCCACCGGTACCAGCTGTAGCTAAAAAGCCTGCTCCTTCCATACCGCAGAAACCTCAAGTGGCATCGCCACTCCTACCGGCCGGAGAGCAAATGCCAGGGCCAAGCAAGAGCTCACCGAAACCAGCTACACTGTTCGATAAACAGTTAAACCTTTTGCTGGAACGTCACCGCGAATACAAACAGGCGGCTATTGAAGCGAAAAAAGCAGGCGATCTCGATGAAGCGAAGGAATGTTTGCGAGTGTTCAAGGGGCTGGAAAAGCTGATAGAGGTAGCTCGCGCTGGTGGCAGGGTAGATCTGACAACGGTTCCGATTGCACCCTCGAAACGCAACGCACTCGAGGCGTCCTTTACTATTGTGAACACGGAGGACTGCGATCAGCCGGGAGGCGATAATGAACAGACAGGGACTGACCAGGGCGTCGATGGTGAAACGCGTATAAGGCTAGAGGAACAGTTGTCAAAGCAGTTGATTATCTGCCGGAATACTCGCGATCATCATCGCGCAATGGGTGACATTGCGGGGATGAACAAATTCGAAAATCTCGCGCTCAACGTACAGAAGGATCTCGATCTGGTACGGCTGGTCCATCGGCAGGGATTACCGTTGCCTAAATTCCACTATGAAAAGCTCCAATTTAATGTGGTAAAATGCCACACGGATCTGTCGGACAATGAGATCGAGATATGTGTGGTGCGCGGAATCAATTACAACGTTCCCAATCCGAAGGATGTCGATACCTATGTGAAGTTTGAGTTTCCTTATCCGCAG GAAGATCCGTTGAAAGGAAGGACGAACCTCGTTAAAGACACTCACAGTCCCGAGTACAATTACCAGCAAACGCTCGAAATCCAACGCAACCAGCGAAACTGTCAGCGTGTGTTCAAGCGACAAGCGGTGAAATGTGAAGTCTTCTCGAAGGG CTGCTGCTGTCACGGTGCATCAACTGGACTTTTCTCCTGTTTCAGTGGTTTCCTGCGCTCGGACGTGCTGAtcggtacggtgacggtcaaGTTGCAGCCGCTGGAGACGCAGATCGAAATCCACGATTCATTTCCG CTAATGGACGGGAGGCGTACGGTCGGTGGCAAGCTCGAGGTCAAAATACGTGTTCGTAATCCCATCCTGACGAAGCAAATCGAGCAGATTAACGAACGTTGGGTGGTGCTCGATTCATAG